A window of Marinobacter salarius contains these coding sequences:
- a CDS encoding TRAP transporter substrate-binding protein, which produces MKLFKALTGIAGAIALTTGSAFADDLRWKMPVAFATNLPGLGSPGAWVAENLTTASDGSIQVRVYEPGKLVPPFDILQSVSDGKVEAGYTWIGYDQGKVPAIPLFAAVPFGMKPWAYTAWYYYGGGHEMLQEVYANKGFDVHAQLCGIIGPETAGWYSQPIETLEDYKGLKIRFAGLGGKVLEELGASVTMMPGGELYQALEKGTIDATEFSMPAIDQLLGFDQVVKYNLFPGWHQQFTAQYMLINKDEWNKTTEAQKALIDASCTAATTLGLAEGEYKNGAVLAGFQEKGVQADQIPREVLQELKAVTDKVMKQEAAKDADFKRVYESQNEFLETYKVWDERAYVPTDL; this is translated from the coding sequence ATGAAACTCTTCAAGGCCCTTACCGGTATCGCCGGTGCGATCGCCCTGACTACGGGATCGGCATTCGCGGATGACCTGCGCTGGAAAATGCCGGTTGCCTTCGCCACCAACCTCCCCGGCCTGGGTTCCCCTGGTGCCTGGGTTGCCGAAAACCTCACCACCGCTTCCGATGGCAGCATTCAGGTTCGCGTTTATGAGCCAGGAAAGCTGGTTCCGCCTTTTGATATTCTGCAGTCGGTTTCCGATGGCAAGGTTGAAGCAGGCTACACCTGGATCGGTTACGACCAGGGTAAGGTACCTGCTATTCCCCTGTTTGCGGCGGTACCCTTCGGCATGAAGCCCTGGGCCTATACGGCATGGTATTACTACGGTGGTGGCCATGAGATGCTGCAGGAAGTCTATGCCAACAAGGGCTTCGACGTGCACGCACAGCTGTGCGGTATTATCGGGCCTGAAACAGCTGGCTGGTATTCGCAACCCATCGAAACCCTGGAAGACTACAAAGGCTTGAAGATTCGCTTCGCCGGCCTGGGTGGTAAGGTTCTGGAAGAACTGGGTGCCTCCGTGACCATGATGCCTGGTGGCGAGCTTTACCAGGCTCTGGAGAAAGGCACCATCGATGCTACCGAATTCTCCATGCCCGCCATTGACCAGCTTCTTGGCTTCGACCAGGTGGTCAAGTACAACCTGTTCCCAGGCTGGCACCAGCAATTCACTGCCCAGTACATGCTGATCAACAAGGACGAATGGAACAAGACCACTGAGGCCCAGAAGGCGCTGATTGATGCTTCCTGTACTGCTGCAACTACCCTCGGACTGGCCGAAGGTGAGTACAAGAATGGTGCGGTTCTGGCGGGCTTCCAGGAAAAGGGCGTCCAAGCTGACCAGATCCCCCGCGAGGTTCTGCAGGAGCTGAAAGCGGTTACTGACAAGGTAATGAAGCAGGAAGCTGCCAAAGATGCTGACTTCAAGCGTGTCTACGAAAGCCAGAACGAATTCCTTGAAACCTACAAGGTCTGGGACGAGCGCGCCTACGTTCCGACGGACCTTTAA
- a CDS encoding TRAP transporter small permease subunit: protein MTVPGKGSPQSGRPSVSDTDDILHHHTELPTTWISQGVDRVISAIGKSASWLWVVITGVIIYAVVGRYAFDVGSVTLEEVQWHLAGAGWLLGLAYTLVVDGHVRVDVIHERLSLRGQGWIELFGLLFLLLPFLALAVWEMFPYAYSSWLQGETSQAPAGLPYRWALKFVLAVSFVLLALAALSRLLKVTALLFGFPKPIRIGTGNNKKEDAS from the coding sequence ATGACGGTGCCTGGTAAAGGCTCACCGCAGAGTGGGCGGCCATCGGTGTCCGACACCGACGATATTCTCCATCATCACACTGAGTTACCCACAACCTGGATCAGCCAGGGTGTGGACCGTGTTATTTCCGCGATCGGCAAGAGTGCATCCTGGCTCTGGGTTGTGATAACCGGGGTTATCATTTACGCCGTTGTTGGCCGTTATGCCTTTGATGTCGGCTCTGTGACGCTGGAAGAAGTTCAGTGGCACCTGGCCGGCGCGGGATGGTTGTTGGGGTTGGCCTACACCCTGGTGGTCGATGGCCATGTGAGAGTGGATGTAATCCATGAGCGCCTCTCGCTCAGGGGTCAGGGCTGGATTGAACTGTTTGGTCTGCTCTTCCTGTTGCTACCGTTTCTCGCGCTGGCGGTCTGGGAAATGTTCCCCTACGCCTACAGCTCATGGCTGCAGGGTGAAACCAGTCAGGCACCGGCCGGTCTTCCATACCGGTGGGCTCTGAAGTTCGTTCTGGCAGTGTCCTTTGTCCTGCTCGCTCTGGCCGCGCTATCCCGCTTGCTGAAAGTAACCGCACTGCTTTTTGGCTTTCCGAAGCCCATCCGGATCGGGACCGGAAATAACAAGAAAGAGGACGCATCCTGA
- a CDS encoding sigma-54 interaction domain-containing protein gives MNNIQPGGTGYMTELFTENNKSGLTRDLIEALFPMFEEASAGAIAVDHQSRITWINNSYAHLLGLEDPRAVIGKPVRQVIPQSRMPEVVETGKPLLLDIMEHSKQQLVVTRLPFYDDEGRIMGAVAFVLYDDLQPLTPLVAKYRRLHQDLAAARKALAKKARGTRYNLADFVGASPAALEVKRRARLAAGRDMPVLLLGETGTGKEVLAQAIHSVSTRAEKPFVGVNVAAIPDNLLEAEFFGVAPGAYTGADRRTREGKFQLANGGTLFLDEVGDMPLPLQAKLLRALQEGEIEPLGSNKVASVDVRVIAATSRNLEAMIAEGEFRSDLYYRLNVLEIPIPPLRDRLADLGVLCEALLGEICDGLEMRGEITDAGVAALGGYDWPGNIRELRNVLERALTMGEDGGLLDADAIFKVLPRNGNRPASSLVPQPVRPLAKTLADAEAQAIEEALVASRGNRTRAAKLLGISRSVLYEKLAKMS, from the coding sequence ATGAATAACATCCAACCCGGTGGTACAGGGTACATGACAGAGCTGTTTACCGAGAATAACAAGAGTGGCCTGACCAGGGATCTGATCGAGGCACTGTTTCCCATGTTTGAGGAAGCCAGTGCCGGCGCGATTGCGGTTGACCATCAAAGCCGTATTACCTGGATCAACAACAGTTATGCCCATCTGCTCGGGTTGGAAGACCCCAGGGCCGTCATCGGTAAACCTGTTCGCCAGGTGATCCCCCAGAGCCGCATGCCGGAAGTGGTGGAAACCGGTAAACCCTTGCTGCTCGATATCATGGAGCACAGCAAGCAACAACTGGTGGTGACCCGGCTGCCGTTTTATGACGACGAAGGGCGCATCATGGGGGCGGTGGCGTTTGTGCTGTATGACGACCTGCAACCGCTGACGCCGTTGGTGGCCAAGTACCGTCGCCTGCACCAGGATCTGGCCGCAGCCCGCAAGGCGCTGGCGAAGAAAGCGCGTGGCACTCGCTACAACCTCGCCGACTTTGTGGGGGCCAGTCCCGCAGCGCTGGAGGTGAAGCGCCGGGCCCGATTGGCGGCCGGTCGTGACATGCCGGTGTTGTTGTTGGGAGAAACCGGCACAGGCAAGGAGGTGCTGGCGCAGGCCATTCATTCCGTTTCAACCCGTGCCGAAAAACCTTTCGTGGGCGTGAACGTTGCGGCTATTCCAGACAACCTGCTGGAAGCTGAATTTTTCGGCGTGGCACCCGGAGCCTACACCGGGGCGGATCGCCGCACCCGGGAAGGCAAGTTCCAGCTCGCCAACGGCGGCACCCTGTTTCTGGATGAAGTCGGGGATATGCCACTGCCGTTGCAGGCAAAACTGCTGCGGGCGTTGCAGGAAGGTGAGATTGAGCCTCTGGGCTCCAACAAGGTGGCCTCGGTGGATGTGCGGGTCATTGCCGCGACCAGTCGCAACCTGGAGGCGATGATTGCCGAAGGTGAGTTCCGGTCGGACCTGTATTACCGGCTGAACGTGCTGGAAATCCCTATTCCTCCGTTGCGGGACCGCCTGGCCGATCTGGGCGTGCTGTGTGAGGCCCTGCTGGGTGAAATCTGCGACGGTCTGGAGATGCGGGGTGAAATCACCGACGCTGGTGTGGCAGCTTTGGGCGGTTACGACTGGCCCGGTAATATCCGTGAGCTGCGCAATGTGCTGGAGCGGGCCCTGACCATGGGTGAAGACGGTGGTCTGCTGGACGCCGATGCCATTTTCAAGGTGTTGCCCCGCAATGGCAACCGGCCAGCCTCATCGCTGGTGCCACAGCCAGTGCGTCCACTGGCTAAAACCCTGGCCGATGCCGAAGCCCAGGCAATTGAAGAAGCGTTGGTCGCCAGTCGTGGTAATCGTACCCGGGCAGCCAAACTGCTGGGTATTTCGCGTTCGGTGCTTTACGAAAAACTCGCCAAGATGTCCTGA